A stretch of Plasmodium chabaudi chabaudi strain AS genome assembly, chromosome: 14 DNA encodes these proteins:
- a CDS encoding asparagine-rich protein, putative, translated as MEGTNSEINMKVDDQITKRGTIVDQNEKRQCNSDDCLDNDNSVGGNGGGYLFNLLGRLNNYKKPKSKSPSEEAGMNGNCDTEGNDNISLKENELKKENLNAGQPEKANAKKNDATKKGEQTPKGGASKKGEQAQKGGASKKGESAKKGGASKKGEQPQKGDASKKGDVSSKSDASCSKGSPPKHATKNGELAKNGNARELKKNEDKEKLYKLEQNKNDDIADNNNSNKKNGGNTIDNTNSDSVMKLGQSQCREKIEELIKEIRITDGLYDDKNNEIFLLYTELYKYLIDLTDYINIGGNSLKKYIKEEIEKLKENNELTFHFLKNFKKKKNNILLNLNDSTLNEIKNSFFDNFEKILKGMDEESLEQYYNDLEESVMKNRNLGAIFIILCRNQTIYVLDDLYKNVYAPTVDNVEETNRVIKRLGNMNNFTRIIITVNVSNSTNRDNKINNNADRSAKNIIANGIKNNMNGTNNNIVHDGVENELSSVLQNGINNNMSMVGCNSNPNSNNSKNYLMSMSRNIQKVSEGINEDDQMDDDEFDERQEFEDEHSNLENKTPFSSLRNESNKLNFNKKTSNYFRKENNDAQVLLSACTTNVSSSFVEKKLREKNVKKKIMSNDTNSSKNNHMLFTDKSTSKSISYDRNHLNTNTTANNLLISSNSNDTTLNCSNMGSNNGTTNSIINNSNGMNGSNTSSNNGNNNTNSNMSTNGSTNLGNSNNICSNGILGGIANGVINNNTNINNNNCNSVSDNDYFSDMMVYISWVPKSARCQYPLELPKNSAERNKLAEYIEAKEQMLYILKLMGYEEIDNIYFHPPKGSHIKIKFKTLACMNKFLKAYKNTPDKWKEDMFNFFNIPLRSSISVRDLRIERAVPRSSTADFKKIKKINKNNHDLFLFKENYNLCQDSSTEKLEKINFQYDSYSKNIMGTVGSTGNSRCDNNSTSTMHSFIQGGNVKNNNSVLNNMATNNNIKKYNAGKKYFPKIKGFNNINSEYVNNSMMSNNSTFDDMDNNIIFAHDNNNADDVDNSVNVPCNNNMASCSGDGTSIMQNSRLYSVNNNRNNIGATTVMIPNGMIGNRNNTGQNISNTVSSSRIGMHNMKENGKYYFENKMYNHMNRGNIFNSNNLMPNNLNNDNFINNNNDDDGNNVHNNSNIGNSNMCINGKNENGKLNYNINHSATMFTSRNPSRNMYILKNKNMNRNGMGTETDTGGSSLLSASTFVNTNTGHSINKDIMNNNQSFSLKKQTHYASYSNNTNGNINGLNDHIFSYTTNNNNNLSLALNNRILNENSRNANNYSNRDLQNEAGNLTHFSTNIMDQNFEKEKNHLRKFKNCYMGSNTYNDNTMNNVDTNNNNNVDNNKVVNNNALENNNVNSSASIINGPLNNNNNNRSRSSSNGNMDRMINSCMHRLGNVKSHNNNSFCNPAFSSNLLNKKYMQNNHINNNNNNNDDIKEDFKNLINIDFINDIDMDYEEKSHHNITNDILTRNSNSHLHSKQGNAKRYIPLSNCLSDGLLENRAGNCTSSTTMKGRDYSMYENLSFNNMKDFGSIKDFKSLNDFNSIINDVGDKSNDINFNENDFAYPSGNMNNNLTNVCDGVNIDGSCVVMPDGFNNYFSDDKSNLYDNNKNNFFNYYNSMMQSANTGNIHMNQNNNMGNTISNKIISNNMNNNNIGGDNNNTNNNGGNNNTNSHLSLVNEASINDNFSSVDCVENNTHGSAKINNMNEAYY; from the coding sequence atggaagGTACTAATTCAGAAATTAATATGAAGGTTGATGATCAAATAACAAAGAGAGGAACTATAGTTgatcaaaatgaaaagaggCAATGCAACAGTGATGATTGCTTAGATAATGATAACTCAGTAGGTGGAAATGGTGGTGgctatttatttaatttgctAGGCcgtttaaataattataaaaagcCTAAATCCAAATCTCCATCCGAAGAAGCTGGTATGAATGGTAATTGCGACACAGAAGGGAATGACAATATTAgcttaaaagaaaatgaattgaaaaaagaaaatttaaatgctGGTCAGCCAGAAAAGgcaaatgcaaaaaaaaatgatgcaACTAAAAAAGGTGAACAAACTCCCAAAGGTGGCGCATCTAAAAAGGGTGAGCAAGCTCAAAAAGGTGGTGCATCTAAAAAAGGTGAATCAGCCAAAAAAGGTGGCGCATCTAAAAAGGGTGAACAACCTCAAAAAGGTGATGCATCTAAAAAGGGTGATGTAAGTTCCAAAAGCGATGCAAGCTGTTCAAAAGGGTCTCCTCCAAAACATGCAACAAAAAATGGTGAACTAGCCAAAAATGGTAATGCTAGAGagttaaagaaaaatgaagataaagaaaaattatataaactagaacaaaataaaaatgatgatattgctgataacaataatagtaataaaaagaacGGAGGTAACACCATTGACAATACCAATAGTGATAGTGTAATGAAACTTGGACAATCACAATGTagagaaaaaatagaagaaCTAATAAAGGAAATAAGAATAACCGATGGGCTttatgatgataaaaataacgagatatttttgttgtatactgaattatataaatatttaattgatttaacagattatattaatattggAGGTAATAGTcttaaaaagtatataaaggaagaaattgaaaaattaaaagaaaataacgAATTAACATTtcactttttaaaaaatttcaaaaagaaaaaaaataatattttattaaatttgaatGATTCAAcattaaatgaaattaaaaattcattttttgacaattttgaaaaaatattaaaaggaATGGATGAAGAATCATTAGAACAATATTACAATGATCTTGAGGAAAGTGTAATGAAGAATCGAAATTTAGGtgcaatatttataatccTATGTAGAAATCAAACGATATATGTCTTAGacgatttatataaaaatgtgtatgCACCAACAGTTGATAATGTTGAAGAAACAAATAGAGTAATAAAAAGACTTGGCAATATGAACAATTTCACAAGAATTATAATAACTGTAAATGTTTCTAATAGTACAAATAGGgacaacaaaataaataacaatgCTGATAGGAGtgctaaaaatataattgctAACGGAATTAAGAACAACATGAATGgcacaaataataatatagtcCATGATGGTGtagaaaatgaattatcATCAGTTCTTCAAAATGgtataaacaataatatgTCTATGGTTGGCTGTAATAGTAATCCAAATAGTAACAACAGTAAAAACTATTTGATGAGTATGAGTcgaaatattcaaaaagtTTCTGAAGGTATAAATGAAGATGATCAAATGGATGATGATGAGTTTGATGAGAGACAAGAATTTGAAGATGAGCATtcaaatttagaaaataaaacaccATTTAGTTCTTTAAGAAATGaaagtaataaattaaatttcaataaaaaaacatcaaACTATTTCcgtaaagaaaataatgatgcaCAAGTTTTATTATCAGCATGTACAACAAATGTTTCGTCCTCGTtcgttgaaaaaaaattaagggAAAAAAacgttaaaaaaaaaataatgagtAATGATACTAATAGCTCGAAGAATAATCATATGCTGTTTACTGATAAAAGTACATCGAAAAGTATATCATATGATAGAAATCACTTAAATACGAATACTACAGCAAATAACCTTCTTATTAGTAGCAATAGCAACGACACAACACTTAACTGCAGTAATATGGGTAGTAATAATGGAACCACTAatagtataataaataatagcaaTGGTATGAATGGTAGTAATACTAGTAGCAACAatggtaataataatacaaatagtAATATGAGTACAAATGGTAGTACAAACTTGGGAAATAGCAACAATATATGCAGTAATGGTATTTTAGGAGGTATTGCTAATGGAGTTATTAATAACAAcacaaatattaataataacaattgCAATAGTGTATCAGATAATGATTATTTTAGTGATATGAtggtatatatttcttgGGTTCCTAAAAGTGCTAGATGTCAATACCCATTAGAATTACCCAAAAATTCTGCTGAAAGAAATAAGCTAGCTGAATATATTGAAGCCAAAGAACAGatgctttatattttgaaattaaTGGGATATGAAGAAATcgataatatttatttccatcCACCAAAGGGCTcacatattaaaataaaatttaaaacattagcatgtatgaataaatttttaaaagcttataaaaatactcCAGATAAATGGAAAGAAGATATgtttaacttttttaacATCCCATTAAGAAGTAGCATATCAGTTCGAGACCTTCGAATCGAAAGAGCAGTACCTAGATCATCTACAGctgattttaaaaaaattaaaaaaattaacaaaaataatcatgatttgtttttgtttaaggaaaattataatttgtgtCAAGATAGTTCAACggaaaaattagaaaaaattaattttcaaTATGATTCATAtagcaaaaatattatgggAACAGTAGGTTCTACTGGTAATAGTCGTTGTGACAATAATAGCACATCTACAATGCATTCTTTTATACAAGGTGGTAATGtaaagaataataattccGTGTTAAACAATATGGCCACCaataacaatattaaaaaatataatgctggaaagaaatattttcctaaaataaaaggatttaacaatataaattCAGAATATGTAAACAACAGTATGATGTCCAATAATAGTACATTTGATGATAtggataataatataatatttgctcatgataataataatgctgATGATGTTGACAATTCTGTTAATGTTCCTTGCAATAACAATATGGCTAGCTGTTCAGGTGATGGTACAAGTATTATGCAAAATTCACGATTATACTCCGTTAATAACAATAGAAACAATATTGGAGCTACTACTGTTATGATACCTAATGGAATGATAGGAAATCGAAATAATACTGGCCAAAATATTAGTAACACTGTAAGTAGTAGTAGAATAGGAATGCACAATATGAAAGAGAATGGAAAATATTACttcgaaaataaaatgtataaccACATGAACAGAGgtaacatatttaatagtaataatctAATGcctaataatttaaataacgacaattttatcaacaataataatgatgatgatgGAAACAATGTACATAACAATAGTAATATTGGTAATAGTAATATGTGcataaatggaaaaaatgaaaatggaaaattaaattataatattaaccATAGTGCAACCATGTTTACATCTAGAAACCCATCAAggaatatgtatattttgaaaaataaaaatatgaatagaAATGGTATGGGAACAGAAACAGACACAGGTGGATCTTCGCTTTTATCAGCATCTACATTTGTAAACACAAATACTGGGCATTCAattaataaagatataatgAATAACAACCAAAGTTTTAGtctaaaaaaacaaacacATTATGCTTCATACTCTAATAATACGAATGGAAACATTAACGGTTTAAATGATCATATATTCTCATATACtactaataataataacaaccTATCATTAGCTCTAAATAATAGAATATTAAATGAGAATTCGAGAAACGCTAATAATTATTCTAATAGAGATTTACAAAATGAAGCAGGAAACTTAACTCATTTCAGTACTAATATTATGGATCAgaattttgaaaaagaaaaaaatcatcTTAGAAAGTTTAAAAACTGCTACATGGGTagtaatacatataatgaCAATACAATGAATAATGTggatacaaataataataataatgtggATAACAATAAGgttgttaataataatgcccttgaaaataataatgtcaATTCGAGTGCTTCTATAATTAACGGACCcctaaataataataataacaatagaAGTAGAAGTAGCAGTAATGGCAATATGGATCGAATGATAAATAGCTGTATGCATAGATTAGGTAATGTAAAGTcgcataataataatagttttTGCAATCCTGCCTTTAGCTCAAACctattaaacaaaaaatatatgcaaaataatcatataaataataataacaataataatgacgATATAAAAGAGgactttaaaaatttaattaatatcgattttataaatgatatagaTATGGattatgaagaaaaaagcCATCATAATATAACGAATGACATCCTTACTAGAAATTCTAATAGCCATTTACATTCAAAACAAGGAAATGcaaaaagatatatacCATTGAGCAATTGCTTGAGTGATGGCTTGTTAGAAAATAGGGCCGGAAATTGTACCAGTAGTACTACTATGAAAGGAAGAGATTATAGTAtgtatgaaaatttatcatttaataatatgaaagatTTTGGAAGCATAAAAGATTTTAAAAGTTTAAACGATTTTAACAGTATTATCAACGATGTAGGAGATAAatcaaatgatataaattttaatgaaaatgatttcGCATATCCAAGTg